In Arthrobacter ramosus, one DNA window encodes the following:
- a CDS encoding acyl-CoA thioesterase encodes MESSDITFRTRKWVRPEDLNANGTLFGGSLLKWIDEEAAIYAILQLGNGRAVTKYISEINFVSSAVQGDLIEMGLTATKFGRTSLTMRAEVRNMITRRSILTIEEIVFVNLNIAGKPEPHGYKEITYDRDRIPTHHLTETPHG; translated from the coding sequence ATGGAATCCTCCGATATAACCTTCCGCACTCGAAAATGGGTGCGCCCAGAAGACCTAAACGCCAACGGCACCCTGTTCGGTGGAAGCCTCCTCAAATGGATTGATGAGGAAGCAGCAATCTATGCCATCCTCCAACTGGGCAATGGCCGGGCGGTGACGAAGTACATTTCGGAAATCAACTTCGTCAGCTCCGCAGTCCAAGGGGACCTCATTGAGATGGGTCTGACAGCAACTAAATTTGGCCGAACCTCACTGACCATGCGAGCGGAAGTCCGGAACATGATCACTCGACGAAGCATCCTCACCATCGAGGAGATCGTGTTCGTGAACCTGAACATCGCGGGTAAGCCAGAGCCGCACGGCTACAAAGAAATCACCTACGACAGAGACAGGATACCCACGCACCACCTTACGGAAACGCCACACGGCTAG
- a CDS encoding helicase associated domain-containing protein has product MIGLRRSAPDLEWVQMYRQGIPTSRIAALAGAAETTVRYHLQIAAKAEPGIREEHKAALAPAAPRTSEAGLRNLADVLAFHEAHDRLPVSHGKTSRERALAAWLANRRRQSAEKTLSPTYRDALAVIAGWDKPSTRKAEDEARWQHRLEELQRIRAAGGEWPRHQKTDDAHERTLGVWLHGQRIDYRAGRIDQAKAEQLDRRLPGWREGRGHRGGRRR; this is encoded by the coding sequence ATGATTGGCTTAAGGCGCAGCGCACCTGACCTCGAATGGGTGCAGATGTACCGGCAGGGTATCCCGACGTCCAGGATTGCCGCCTTGGCTGGCGCCGCGGAAACGACCGTTCGGTATCACCTCCAGATTGCTGCAAAGGCAGAGCCGGGCATACGGGAAGAGCACAAAGCGGCGCTGGCCCCTGCAGCTCCGAGAACATCCGAGGCGGGCCTGAGGAACTTGGCTGATGTCCTCGCCTTCCATGAGGCTCATGACCGGTTGCCGGTCAGCCACGGGAAGACCTCGCGCGAGCGGGCGCTGGCAGCATGGCTGGCAAACCGCCGCCGGCAGTCCGCCGAGAAGACCCTCTCCCCCACCTACAGGGACGCCCTGGCGGTGATCGCCGGCTGGGACAAGCCTTCAACCCGCAAGGCCGAGGATGAGGCGCGTTGGCAGCATCGGTTGGAGGAGCTCCAGAGAATCAGGGCTGCCGGCGGTGAGTGGCCGCGGCACCAGAAGACGGACGATGCCCACGAACGCACGCTGGGCGTGTGGCTGCACGGCCAGCGCATCGACTACCGCGCTGGCAGAATCGACCAGGCCAAGGCGGAGCAGCTGGACAGGCGCCTGCCAGGGTGGCGGGAAGGCAGAGGTCACCGGGGCGGCCGGCGCAGATAG
- a CDS encoding helix-turn-helix domain-containing protein yields MTDEPTKRRFLTVEQAAEELNVKSSLIRGLISSGELRAIQVGGRGLWRIGLQDLEDYIAEAYRRTASHIAAGDLPDDGEQDSQ; encoded by the coding sequence GTGACAGACGAACCCACAAAGCGCCGCTTCCTGACAGTCGAGCAGGCGGCCGAAGAGCTCAACGTGAAGTCGAGCCTCATCCGGGGCCTGATCAGCAGTGGAGAGCTGCGCGCAATTCAGGTCGGCGGGAGGGGCCTGTGGCGCATCGGCCTCCAGGATCTGGAAGACTACATCGCCGAAGCGTACCGGCGCACAGCCTCACACATTGCCGCTGGCGATCTCCCGGACGACGGGGAACAGGACAGCCAGTAG
- a CDS encoding NADPH-dependent F420 reductase, whose translation MSSITLIGTGNMARTIGTLAVAGGNTVEVMGRDQSKADGLAKALGGGATTGKWGAIPAGDIVITALLYDGVVPVVAEYGDALAGKVIVDISNPFNATFDGLAHSEETSIAQEVAKVAPASASVVKAFNTIFRNVLEKGRPDVFIAGDNAQAKADVAAFIESLGLRPLGVGGLKMAHWLEGVGVVTVGLASNGVGHWDFALGANEFTG comes from the coding sequence ATGAGCAGCATTACCCTCATCGGTACGGGAAACATGGCCCGTACCATCGGCACGCTCGCGGTGGCAGGCGGCAATACCGTCGAGGTCATGGGACGCGATCAGTCCAAGGCCGATGGCCTGGCCAAGGCTCTGGGCGGCGGCGCGACGACAGGCAAGTGGGGCGCCATCCCCGCCGGGGACATTGTCATCACGGCCCTGTTGTACGACGGAGTCGTTCCGGTCGTCGCCGAGTACGGAGACGCCCTCGCGGGCAAGGTCATCGTCGATATCAGCAACCCCTTCAACGCCACGTTCGACGGGCTGGCCCACAGCGAGGAGACCTCGATCGCGCAGGAAGTCGCCAAGGTGGCCCCGGCCAGCGCCAGCGTCGTGAAGGCATTCAACACCATCTTCCGTAATGTTCTGGAGAAGGGCCGGCCCGACGTCTTCATCGCGGGCGACAATGCGCAGGCCAAGGCGGACGTGGCTGCATTCATCGAGAGCCTCGGGCTGCGCCCGCTTGGCGTCGGCGGCCTGAAAATGGCGCACTGGCTGGAAGGAGTGGGTGTGGTCACGGTAGGCCTCGCCAGCAACGGGGTTGGCCACTGGGACTTCGCCCTCGGCGCCAACGAATTCACTGGCTGA